The nucleotide sequence GAAATGGCTGGAAACTACCGTCCACAATCTTCTTGACCTGAATTACAGCAGAGTCCACATAAGCACCAAATCATAAGCAGAATTATAGAGGTCTGAGTTGGTGGCCGTTGGTTCATCCTCACTGAGATCACCTCTCAAATTATTAGGAAGTACACCGTATAACATAGTTGTTGTCCATCCTGAATGGTTGGTTCAATTGACAAATATTTCGAGATAATATTTTTATCTTGAACAAAGTTAGAGACTATGATGATACAAGCATTTAAACAACAGATACAATATAAACAAGTACTGTGATAACTAAGTGCAAACGCACGAGAATTTCGTTAGTCATAAACAGAAGTTCAATTAACATATTTTACTATCTTAAGTGGATAGTTATCATACTAGTGAGTATGGTGCAGTAAAGGCACCATACGCATGTGCCATAGACACACTTGGAACAATGGAGCCACAAAGGTACATACATAATGTGCCCTATGCTATAACAGATTCTGTTGTGGTTCAGTTTGCAAAAGATATAGCATGCATGCCATTTTCACATTTCAAAGTACATAGTGTGAGCTGgcttttgtacacgccaactagcaGGATCACCATTCTAAACTGAATTTTAAATAACTTGAGGGCCTATACAAAGGCCGACATGCGTTTTCATTACCTTATATTTGTCTTCGGCAAATAACATCCTTATGTCACCCATATAAGATAGGCTGCAAATTTTTGCGTATAGGTCATACTGCACAAAAAGGGGTCAAGAAAAGAAAGATCAAAACAAATACAGAAGTAACCAAATAATTCATGGTAGTAAACATCAAACCGAAGTTGACACCAAACCTCAGTGAATTCTTCTGGCAAAAGAAGCAGAGAAGCTGCAGCTGCCATTTTCAGATTAACTGTGTTAACTTTCCTTATATCCCAGTTATCGACAAGAACACGAACCTGTATAAACAAAACAGCAAAAAGATACTCAGATAGTTAAATTTCTAACAGGAAACATATGTCAAACGATATAGAGGAAGTGAAGTTGCATCACGATTCACAAGTAAACTGAAGTAGTCACAGTGAAAGTATCCAGACCAGGCAAACAGAGAGTTATGGCATAATCGTAGATATACTGAATCATGTTCCGGTGGCAAACAAGAAGAGGATATACGTACAGGTTTCTGCAGTCGGCCACTTAGGTAGAACTGGTCCCAGGTCAAGATATCCGTCGCCAGGTCCTTCATCGCTACGACCCCATACTTGATCCTCTACATCCACAAAGCAACAACTTGTCACTCGGAGCTCAATGCACATTCACATTAACCAAAATACACCGCAATACAATCAAACACGATACGCGTGAAGGTAATCGGTTACCTTGTCTCCCCACTCGACAAAGGGATTAAAgtacaccccgacaccgacacgatcTGCGAGCCAAGTGACCTGAGGTTCCAGTTGACCACCACCAAGAAGCAACCAATGGAACAGTTAGCAAGCCGGCCAATTAACCAGGTCACCAAGCAAATGATATGTTTGAGGATGAATGGGAGCGTACGTACGGATTCGGGGCCACGGCGTGCCATCCAGCTAGAGTAATGCGTGGGGTTCCTCGCCAAGTTCTGCAACCCAACCATGTCAAATAAAACAGAGGGAGGTGCAGTTTGACGGGCAGGATAAGCTACAGAGAAGAGCGTGATGCGGAAAGGAAGGGACTTTGCCGTCCGGGTGTACCTCGGAGTGCCACTGGAGGGGGTCGGCGACGCCGAGGATGTAGTCGACCATGGAGGTGGCGTCGGGGCGGGCGTGGGTGAGGGTGGAGCCGTACGCGCAGCAGAAGTCCACCGGCGGGAGGAGGTCGCGGAGCGGGCCAGCCAGGTCCAGGCCCcttccggccgccgccgcctccatctggCCGCGCCGGGCTGCACAGAGGAGGTGCCGGAGCAgatgggcgggcgggcgggcggtggAGGCCGGCGTCGATTTCGGAGCAGAGGGGCGGAAGGGCGGAAGATCTGGGCAGGGGGGAAACGGCGCGCCGTCGGGCGGCTAACCGCGCGGGGGAACAACGGCGGCGCGTTTCAGCGGAActcgtgtgcgtgcgtgcgtgcgtgcgttcagGTGCGCGCTATGAAAGAGCGAGTTTTTCTTTCTGGTTTACGTCCCGTTCATAAAGGCAACATATCTTGTGAATCCGTCCCGTATACTGTATCCGTGTGCCCGTCCCTTTGCTCTCAGCCCCACGATCGAAATCGTGCGTCTTAACAGATTTTGCACTAGTAATCTTACACCAATCCATGACTGCAAATGCACATGTCCGAGGGAGGATTTGGTACACCAAAAACAGAACACAAACATACCTCTCTCTCTGTAAGTTCGGTTTTCACTAACAACTGAAACTATTTAATTCAATGAGCTATGCATGAATGTGTGTATCATGGTTTGTTCTTTACATTGCAGTGTATGTCTTTTACACCTGAATGTGATGAGCATTTGAAGCCTAACGTAGGTATGGCATTAGAGGGGCTCGAGGCCGTGGAGAAGTTCTACAAGGCATATGCGCATCAATCGGGCTTTGGAGTCTGTATCGGACAGTAGAAGACTAAGCGCTTTATGTGTGATAAGGAAGGATTCAAGTCAAAAGATACTAAGGAGACTGGTGCCCCCCTTGAGGAAAAGGCGTAAGTAGACATACACACGATGCGGTTGTGATGCCCATATCTTTGTTAGCCTTTGTGGGGATAACACCTACAAGATAGACTCATGGGTCGAGCACCATGTCCTTGGTCTTGTATCACCTAATAAGCTTCATTTGATCAGATCGGATTGTAGGGTTAGTGACATGGCAAAGGATactctatatactccctccgtccggaaatactcgtcggaggaatggatgtatctagatatattttagttttagatacattcatttttatgcatctcttcgacaagtatttccggacggcgGGAGTACATGTCATGAGGCAAGCATTGGAACCTCCCATGCATACAGGCTACTACAAGTTAGTGGGGGTGGGATTCTGAATGTTGGGTGCAAGAAGAGGAACTTGCAGAATTACTGCCGCGGACTCCGGTATAGAATCAGAGATGCAGATGCTCAAATGTTTGTGGCCCAACTAGCTAGAAAGCAGGAAGTGAATTCAGCATTTTTCTATGATTTTGATGTGGATGATGAGGGGAAGTTGATGCATGTGTTCTGGGCACATGCCACAAGTAGGAAGAACTATAGTCACTTTGGTGATGTGCTATCCTTTGATTCTACATACACCACTAATCAGTACAACATGATATTTGCACCATTTACAGAGGTCAGTCATCACTTacaaaagtgtatttttttggtGTCGAATTCTTAGCAGATGAGAAGAATGAATCGTACATTTTATTTCAGACTCTCCTAAGAGCAATGGGAGGGGTAGCACCTACACCCATCATAACCAATGAAGCCGCTAGCATCAAGAATGGTATTGATGAAGTTCTTCCAACCACTGTGCATAGGTTGTGCATGTGGCATATAATGGAAAATGTGCCCGAAAAGGTTGGACCTTTGATTAGAGAAGATTCTGAATTTTGGACAAGATTGAACTCATGTGTTTGGGGTTCAGAAACTCCAACTAAGTTTGAGTCACAATGGAATTCCATCATTAAAGATTTTGGGTTGGAGGAAAATGAGTCGTTGGCTAAGAGTTTTAGCATCCGAGATAAGTGGATACCGGCCTACTTTATGGATATATCTCTAGCGGGCATTCTCCGAACCACTTCAAGGTCAGAAAGTGCAAATTATTTTTTTAATCGTTTCATTCATCGAAGGCTCGCTTTTGTTGAGTTTTGGCTTAGATTCGACACAGCTTTAGAATGCCAGCGCTAGGAAGAATTAATGGCAGATAATAGAAGCATACATACCACCCCACGACTCTTTACGCCATGGCCAATGGAGAAACAAGGTAGTGAGGTATTCACGTATGAGGTGTTTAAGAAATTTCGGCTACAAGTCATTACTGCTAGAGACCATTGTTGTGTTCAGAGTATTACACAAGGCGTGGGGGTAAAAAATGTGACCCCGAGAGGTCGGTCTGGTAAGGTTAGAGATGTCTACTATGAGACTACAACCATGGTAGTGAATTGTTTAAGTGTTGAGGATTGAGAGTTATTTGAGTCACTCGGTATTCCATGTCGACATATTATCCAAGTGTTGAGGATTGAGAACCAAAATGAGCTTTCCAAATACTACATTATGAAAAGATGGCGGAAAAGGTGCAAAAgataaaataataatagtgcatgccCACTGATTTTTTATTGTTACTCCGAAATCATAATGTCTAACCATCTTTTTACCTTTGCAGGGAGAATGATTATGATGAACAAGGGAACCTACTAGAAGAAAAGCCCACTGATTCACTCGATGTGGTCACGAGAAAGAAGATTTCAATTGTAGGCGATAAGATGGAAGAGCTGATTCAAAAGGCGGAGCACTCAGTTGAAGGCATCCACTTCTTAACATAAAGTGTGTTGAACATTGAGGTGCTAAACAATGGATCCAAAGACCTTACGGGAGGCGATGACATGTTgcctgatcatgcacaacatgatcgtggagGATGAGGATGGGGATGCTGCCTCTGtcttgaatttgagaacatggTGATCCAATCGAACTTTTAGATCAGAATCTGGCCACGTTTGTATGAGTatgttcaaatgcatcaacaaatttggcATCTAGCAACTCATGAGCAACAAAAGGAAAATTTGATTGAGCATTTCTGGGCGGTTAAAGGGGGCAACTAGTTCATATGTGCTAGttgaattcaagtttgaactactttaATTTGCAAACTTCGTTAGATTGCACTATTTAAATTAGAACTACTATcgcatttgaacatttttttagatAAACTACGTTTTGATATACAGTTATTTTGAGCTTGCGGGCTTTGAAAAAAAGAGGCGAATGTTTTGGATACCATTGGATGGCCGGCTCTCACATTAGTGTCCGTGAACTAGTCCCCACTGGTCCGTGGACGGATGCGGTGTCCGGTTTAAGTgtcagtgttggagatgcccttagtggaTTAGCTTTCCTTTATACCTTATTATCCCCCGAGATTGATTCCAGAGTTGCATGAGACTTTCTTTTTTCAGTGGGAGTCGAGATTTGCATGGACACGCGACAAACAAACAGATAGATGGCCGAGGGCTGCGAAGTGACATGCTAAAATTTTAGACACGCGATTGAATTGCCCAGACATGCATGAATGTGGGTTGATTCCTAGAGAAGTTGGGGGGTTTTTAATAAAAATATCACCTCCCTTTATTAGCAGGTAGAGATTGACTAGGCATTAGTTGGGATGAGGTGTTACGTGATTTTTTTTTCCTTAAAATTATTTTTTTGGGCAAGCGAGCAATTTAAGGGCCAAAGAAGTTGATCAGCTTTGCATCCTTTGACTAAGGATACTTGAAGGATAGTTTCCATGCAACATGCTGGACTTTTGGTCCACTTATGCTGTTGTTTGATATAGAAAAGAGCGACCCGAGCATACCACATCGTGAAGCAATCCTAGTTGTTGAAGGAGATGTTATTCATTCTTGAGTCAGTGTCAGCCGGTTACCCTTGTCTCCGATGAACCTTTGGAACCGATCACCATACATTAAGGCCAAAGAGCACTCCCATAAAGAAAGCAAGGGTGTAGCATTCCATTGACGCCCATGGTGGTATCGAAAGCACctgttactgttggggaacgcggtaatttcaaaattttccctacaatcacgagaggggagagtgtgtccacgtaccctcatagaccaaaagcggaagcgttagttaacgcggttgatgtagttgaaagtcttcgtgatccaaccgatccaagtaccgaacgtacggcacctccgcgttcaacacatgttcagcttgatgatgtccctcgtactcttgatccggttgaggctgagggagagtttcttcggcacgacgacgtggtgatggtgatgatgaagttaccggcacagggcttcgcctaagcactacgacgatatgtgtgtaactgtggaggggggcaccgcacacggctaaaagattaacttgtgtgtctatggggtgccccttggccatgtatataaaggaggaagaggaggaggccaagaggggaggcgcgccatgggggggtcctactaggactccaaacctagtaggattcccccccccccttcctattccaagttggagaaggggggaggaggaggaggagagaaggaaggaggggggcgccaccccctccccttttccaattcggattggggaaagggggcgtgcgccacctattggccggccctctctcttctccactaaggcccatgaggcccaataacttcccggagggggttctggtaacccccgatACTCTGAAACTTatcgaaacgacccgaaccattccgttgtccgaatgtagccttccaatatatgaatctttatctctcgacaatttcaagactcctcgtcatgtccgtgatctcatccgggactcctaacaaacttcggtcatcaaaacacataactcgtcatcgaacgttaagcgttcggaccctacgggttcgagaactatgtagacatgaccgagacacatctccggttaataaccaatagcggaacctggatgctcatattggctcctacatattctgcgaagatctttatcggtcaaaccgcataacaacatacgttgttccctttgtcatcggtatgttacttgcccgagattcgatcgtcggtattatcgtacctagttcaatctcgttaccggcagtctctttactcgttccgtaatacttcatcccgtaactaactcattattcacaatgcttgcaaggcttagggcCTGTTCTGATGTCCTCCAACTCCACGCTTCACAAACTTCACAGATAAAATTGTCCCGAGCGGTTTTAGCCTGAGAAGCTGAATTCGCGGAGCTGCTCGTTCCCTACGTGTAAAAAGGAGAAGCAAGGCCGGCCCAGCTCCACGGAAACGTGAAGCGTGGAGTTGGCTCTATTTACAGCGAACTGCCACCGCCAAGGATACCGGTTCGCTGCCTCCCCTCGAATAGAAACAGAACCTCTCGAATCGTTACGTGAATCCTCGATCGAACAGCTAGTCCCTCCTAATTGGGCTGCATCCAGCCGCCCAACCTACACCTAACAGCCACAGCCCTCTCAACTGGGCTGCAGTTGTGGGAGAAGCTGCCCAATGTCCCGAACGCTCCTGGAATCGCTACATGAAGCTAGAAGCGAGGAGAAGAAGTTGAATCTGTGGAGTTTTGTGAAGCTGGAGAGAATCCGAACACAcccttatagtgatgagtattaccgagagggcccagagatacctctccgaaacacgaagtgacaaatcctaatctcgatctatgccaacccaacaaacacctttggagacacctgtagagcacctttataatcacccttttacgttgtgacgtttggtagcacacaaagtgttcctccgatattcgggagttgcataatctcatagtctgaggaacatgtataagtcatgaagaaagcagtagcaatgaaactgtaacgatcataatgctaagttaacggatgggtcatgtccatcacatcattctcctaatgatgtgatcccgttcatcaaatgccaacacatgtctatggttaggaaacataaccatctttgattaacgagctagtcaagtagaggcatactagggacaatatgttttgtctatgtattcacacatgtactaagtttccagttaatacaattctagcatgaatgataaatatttatcataaaataaggaaataaaaaataactttattatttcctctagggcatatttccttcagttactcCTTCAGTTTGTTCACCTTACCTTTTGGCATAACGCTCAGGTCATCATATGAATAGAGTGTGACATGGCCTCACATCTTCTTATTCTATATGACCGGAGCACTTGTTACTTTGAATGGTCGAGACTAACACCCCCTACCATGCTAGTCTTGTGAGTTCTTATGATGACAACTTGATGAAGATAGTCACATGGAGATAAAGATACATATAATTCCATTCATATATTGATGTGATCATTCTGGCCAATAGGCCTGACTCAAAGACCCCCATGGTATGTTGGTTTTTTGTGGGTAATATAGTTGAGTCATGGTAGGATGTTGACATGTAATTGGTGAATCTACAAATGCTGACTCCGAATAATCTCGATGTAACCTTTAGTTTTACCGAGGACCTCTGTCATTGTTTTTGTTTCAGTTTGTTTTTGAATCTACAAACTACTGGGATAGGAATCCGGTAAGgaaccccccccccacccacctgtcagtgactgggATTGAGATTTTGGGCCGCTATGCGGGTTTTCAAACCCTACTCATGCTCCGGACACAGGCACACACAACTTTTCCCTGAACCAGTCCAGCAATTATTATTCATTCCTGCGATATATACAGGATGAACTCCTCCTACACTAAACATGATATACTTCTTTCACCAACGccgttgttgaaggaaatatgccctagaggcaataataaagttattatttatttccttatatcatgataaatgtttattattcatgctagaattgtattaaccggaaacataatacatgtgtgaatacataaaccaacataacgtcactagtatgcctctacttcactagctcattaatcaaagatggttatgtttcctaaccatagacatgtgttgtcatttgattaacgggatcacatcattaggataatgatgtgattgacatgacccattccgttagcctagcacttgatcgtttagtatgttgctattgctttcttcatgacttatacatgttcctgtaactatgagattatgcaactcccgtttaccggaggaacactttgggtgctactaaacgtcacaacgtaactgggtgattataaaggagtactacaggtgtctccaaaggtacatgttggattggcatatttcgagattaggttttgtcactccgattgtcggagaggtatctctgggccctctcggtaatgcacatcactataagccttgcaagcaatgtagctaatgagttagttacggaatgatgcattacgcaacgagtaaagagacttgccggtaacgagattgaactgggtattggataccgatgatcgaatctcgggcaagtaacatgccgatgacaaagggaacaaagtatgttgttatgcggtttgaccgataaagatcttcgtagaatatgtaggagccaatatgggcatccaggttccgctattagttattgaccaagaatagttctaggtcatgtctacatagttctcgaacccgtagggtccgcacgcttaagatttcgatgacagttatattatgagtttatgagttttgatgtaccgaaggagttcggagtcccggatgagatcggggacatgacgaggagtctcgaaatggtcgagacgtaaagatcgatatattggacgactaaattcggagttcggaaaggttccgagtgattcgggtattttttggagtaccggggagttacgggaatacggggaagggtattgggccttaatgggccttagtgggaaggagccaggaggtggcgcgcgcccctcccaagcccagtccgaattggacaaagggtttggggcgcggcccccctctcccttccttctccactcccctcctttccccccttctcctagttggactaggaaagaaggagtcctactcccggtgggagtaggactcccccttggcacgccctccttggccggccgcacctcccccccccctccctcctttatatacgggggcaggggggcaccccatgacacacaagttgatcttcgtgatcgttccttagccgtgtgcggtgccccccttcaccatattccacctcggtcatatcgttgcggtgcttaggcgaaaccctgcgtcggtagaacatcatcatcgtcaccacgccgtcgtgctgacggaactcatccccgacactttgctggatcggagtccggggatcgtcatcgagctgaacgtgtgctgaactcggaggtgccgtacgttcggtgcttggatcggtcggatcgtgaagacgtacgactacatcaaccgcgttgtcataacgcttccgcttacggtctacgagggtatgtggacaacactctcccatctcgttgctatgcatcaccatgatcttgcgtgtgcgtaggtaattttttgaaattactacgttacccaacagtggcatccgagccagattttatgcgtagatgtcatatgcatgagtagaacacaagtgagttgtgggcgatacaagtcatactacttaccagcatgtcatactttggttcggcggtattgtgagatgaagcggcccggaccgacattatgcttacgcttacgcgagactggtttcaccgttacgagcactcgtgcttaaaggtggatggcgggtgtctgtctctctcactttagctgaatcgagtgtggctacgcccggtccttgcgaaggttaaaacagcactaacttgacgaactatcgttgtggttttgatgcgtaggtaagaacggttcttgctaagcctgtagcagccacgtaaaacttgcaacaacaaagtagaggacgtctaacttgtttttgcagggcatgttgtgatgtgatatggtcaagacgtgatgctatattttattgtatgagatgatcatgttttgtaaccgaagttattggcaactggcaggagccatatggttgtcgctttattgtatgaaatgcaaacgccctgtaattgctttactttatcactaagcggtagcgatagtcgtagaagcaatagatggcgtaaacgacaatgatgctacgatgaagatcaaggtgtcgcgccggtgacgatggtgatcatgacggtgcttcggagatggagatcacaagcacaagatgatgatggccatatcatatcacttatattgattacatgtgatgttaatcctttatgcatcttatcttgctttgattgatggtagcattttaagatgatctctcactaaaattatcaagaagtgttctccctgagtatgcaccgttgccaaagttcgtcgtgcccagacaccacgtgatgatcgggtgtgataagctctacgtccatctacaacgggtgcaagccagttttgcacacgcagaatactcaggttaaacttgacgagcctagcatatgcagatatggcctcggaacacgaagaccgaaaggtcgagcgtgaatcatatagtagatatgatcaacatagtgatgttcaccattgaaaactactccatctcacgtgatgatcggttatggtttagttgatttggatcacgtgatcacttagatgactagagagatgtctgtctaagtgggagttcttaagtaatatgattaattgaacttaaatttatcatgaacttagtcctggtagtattttgcaaattatgttgtagatcaatagcttgcgttgttgctttcatatgtttattttgatatgttcctagagaaaattgtgttgaaagatgttagtagcaatgatgcggattggatccgtgacctgaggtttatcctcattgctgcacagaagaattatgtccttaatgcaccgctaggtgacagacctattgcaggagcagatgcagacgttatgaacgtttagctagctcaatatgatgactacttgatagtttagtgcaccatgcttaacggcttagaatcgggacttcaaaaaacgttttgaacgtcatggaccatatgagatgttccaggagttgaagttaatatttcaagcaaatacccgagttgaaagatatgaagtctccaacaagttctatagctaaaagatggaggagaatcgcgcaactagtgagcatgtgctcagattgtctgggtactacaatcgcttgaatcaagtgggagttaatcttccagataagatagtgattgacagaattctctagtcaccaccaccaagttagtagaacttcgtgatgaactataatgcaagggatgacgaaaacgattcccaagctcttcgtgatgctgaaatcgacgaaggtagaaatcaagaaagagcatcaagtgttgatggttgacaagaccactagtttcaagaaaagggcaaagggaaagaaagggaacttcaagcagaatggcaagcaagttgtcactcccgcgaagaagcccaaagttggaccaaagcctgaaactgagtgattatactgcaaaggaaatggtcactagaagcggaaatgccttgaatatttggtggataagaaggatggcaaagtgaacaagggtatatttgatatacatgttattgatgtgtaccttagtagtgtttatagtaacccctgagtatttgatacttgttcggttgctaagattagtaactcgaaataggagttacagaataaacagaaactagttgagggtgaagtaacgatgtgtgttggaagtggttccaagattgatatgatcatcatcgcacactccctatactttcgggattagtgttgaacctaaataaatgttatttggtgtttgcgttgagcatgaatatgatttgatcatgtttattgcaatacggttattcatttaaaatcagagaataattgttgttctgtttaaataaataaaacctttgatggtcatacacccaatgaaaaaagtttgttggatctcgatcgtagtgacacacataatcataatattgatgccaaaagatgcaaagttgataatgatagtgcaacttatttgtggcactgccgtttgggtcatatcggtgtaaagcgcatgaagaaactctagaaagatggatttttggaatcacttggttatgaatcatttgatgcttgcgaaccgtgccttatgggcaagatgactaaaactccgttctccggaacaatggaacgagctagtgacttattggaaataatacatactgatgtatgcggtccaatgagtattgatgctcgtggcgggtatcgttattttctgaccttcacgagatgatttgagcagatatgagtatatcttcttgatgaaacataagtctgaaatagttgaaaggttcaaagaatttcagagtggagtggaaaatcatcgtaacaagaacattaagtttctgcgatctgatcgtggagacgaatatttgagttacgagtttggtcttcaattaaaacaatgtggaatagtttcacagctcacgccacctggaacaccacaacgttatggtgtgtacgaacgtcgtaactgcactttattggatatggtgcaatctatgatgtctcttactgatttaccactattgttttggggttatacattagagacaactgcattcacgttaaaagggcaccatcgaaatccattgagacgacaccatatgaaccattgtttagcaagaaacccaagttgtcgtttcttaaagtttggggctgcgatgcttatgtgaaaaagtttcatcctgataagctcaaacccaattcggagaagtgcgtcttcatagaatacccaaaggaaactattgggtacaccttctatcacagatccgaaggcaagatattcgttgctaaaaatggatcctttctagagtttctctcgaaagaagtgagtgggaggaaagtaga is from Triticum aestivum cultivar Chinese Spring chromosome 1B, IWGSC CS RefSeq v2.1, whole genome shotgun sequence and encodes:
- the LOC123100105 gene encoding phosphatidate cytidylyltransferase, mitochondrial, giving the protein MEAAAAGRGLDLAGPLRDLLPPVDFCCAYGSTLTHARPDATSMVDYILGVADPLQWHSENLARNPTHYSSWMARRGPESVTWLADRVGVGVYFNPFVEWGDKRIKYGVVAMKDLATDILTWDQFYLSGRLQKPVRVLVDNWDIRKVNTVNLKMAAAASLLLLPEEFTEYDLYAKICSLSYMGDIRMLFAEDKYKVKKIVDGSFQPFQSMYRPLIHEYICEGILKMSDYRQQKAFKQDCGVSATNELFSSLPRMIQRRLQGRFTSNSTEIPTHIPTRTLVPSKEVAAASVRTALRRRVMVSSARQAACGLLAAGGMVAARYLGKKMSKALSTRCLTFF